The Streptomyces sp. ICC1 DNA window GGCGGCCTCGGCCGCCGCCTCGTCCGCGGTGCGGCCCGGGCGGGGGTCGAGGAGGGTGCGCTCCTCCAGGGAGCGGACGACGGCGCGCATGCGTTCCTGTACGGCCTCGCTCCAGCGGCCCGCCGCGGCCAGCGCGTCGGCGGCCGTGCGGTGGTCCGCGGCGCTGCGGACGCCGTCGTCGAAGAGGGCGCCCGCGGGGCCGGCGGTCCGGGTCGGGGCGCCGAGCCGCCACCACAGCGCGGCGATGGCGAGGGCGGCGAACACGGCGATGGCCACCAGGCCCAGGGTCCCGCCGGGAGTGGCGCTGGAAGCGTGGTCGAAGAGGTCCCCGACCCATTCCCAGAAGCGGTCCAGCGCGCGCTGGAGCAGCCCCGGGTCGTTCTGGTGGTACACCGGCTTGGACAGCTCCCGCTGCGCCGCCTCGCGGGCGGCGTCACGGCCGATGTCGACCGGTGGTGTGTCCGATGCCGTCAGTGTGAGCAGGCCCCCCGTGCTCCTCATCCCCGCGTCAGCCTCCGGCCGGCGGCGTGGTGGTGCCGTAGTTCTCGATGCCGGCGGCCCGTGCGAGTTCCAGGTCGAGGGCCTCGCGGCGGATGCGCTGGTCGACGTAGAGCAGGACGTTGACGCCGGCCTGCATCGGCATCGTGATGGTCAGCCCGATGACTCCGCCGATGCCGGCGACGATCAGGAAGCCCCAGCCGGTGGGCGCGTTGGAGTCGGTCATGGCGTCGAGGCCGCCGCCGAACAGCAGCATGCCGACCATGGTCAGCGGGAAGACGATGACCGCGGAGATGAAGCCCGTGATCAGGTTGGTCAGGGCGGTGATGCCGAAGATGCGCCACCAGGAGCCCTTGACCAGCTTCGAGGACCGGCTGAGCGACTTGAGGACCGGCGCCTTCTCCAGCATCAGCGCGGGCGAGGCCAGCGAGTAGCGGATCCACAGCCACGCGAGCAGCCCGAGGCCGACGACGCCGCCGAGGAGGGCGAAGCCGATGCTGCCGGCGAGTGCGCCGGGCAGGACCAGGACGCCGACCAGGAGCAGCGCGCCGACGCTCAGCAGCAGGGTGAGGCCGGTCAGCCGCAGCAGCTGCGAGCGGGACTCGCGCCAGGCGGTGCCGATCGAGGAGGTGTGGCCGAGCACGGCGCGGCTGAAGATCATGGTGAGCATCGCGGTGGCCACGACGGCGCCGACGAGCTGGATGAACATCTCCGCCGCGAGCAGGCCCACGGAGGCTCCGATGGCGTTGATCTGTTCGTCGAGGGGCTCGCTGTCCGAGGAGTCGATGACGATGTCGCCGAACACGAACTTCTGCGCGAGCAGGCTGGCCAGCTGGACGACGACCGCCACGGCCAGGGTGATCGGGAGCACCGAGCGCCAGTGCTTGCGCATGGTGGCGACCGCGCCGTCGAGGATCTCGCCCAGGCCCAGGGGGCGCAGGGGGATCACGCCGGGCTTGACCGCCGGGGCGTGGTTGCCCCAGCCGCCGGGGCCGCCGCCGTACGGGGACTTTGGCGCGCCGGGGTTCTGGGGCGGGTAGCCGCCTCCCTGCGAGCCCCAGCCCGTGTCCGGCTGCGGGGCCGCGGGCGGCTGCTGCGGGCCGGGCTGGGACTGGCCCGGGGTCGGGCTCGACCACTGGCCGGGCGGCGGCTGCTCGGCGGACCACTTCGGGTCGCCGGAGCCGGTCGCGGGCGGCTGCGTACCGTGGGAGCCCTCACCGTCGGACGGGGAGGATCCGGGCGTAGCCCAGCCCGGAGAGTCGTTCATCGTCGCTCCTTCACGTGCACTGCGGGGTGCGGGCGCTTGGTCCGGCTGCCATCGTGCCATGTGACAACCTCAAACGGACCAGCCGTCCTCGGGATCCCGGGGCGTTCGCGCCTTCATTTGTCGGGTGGATCCGGGGCACACTGGGCGCCCTGATCTCCACGCAGGTCCGAGGGACGATTTCCAGCCCCCGCGGCTGTGGGACAGCTCACCGCCAGGTAACGATTAGCTAATGGGATGATGTCAACCATGAAGGGACGCGTCCTTGTCGTCGACGACGACACCGCGCTGGCCGAGATGCTCGGCATTGTGCTGCGTGGAGAAGGTTTTGAGCCGTCGTTCGTAGCGGACGGTGACAAGGCACTGGCTGCCTTCCGGGAGGCGAAGCCGGATCTCGTGCTGCTCGACCTCATGCTGCCCGGACGGGACGGCATAGAGGTGTGCAGGCTGATCCGCGCCGAGTCCGGTGTGCCGATCGTGATGCTCACCGCCAAGAGCGACACCGTGGACGTCGTCGTGGGCCTGGAGTCCGGGGCCGACGACTACATCGTCAAGCCGTTCAAGCCGAAGGAGCTGGTGGCGCGCATCCGCGCCCGCCTGCGCCGTTCGGAAGAGCCGGCTCCCGAGCAGCTGGCCATCGGTGACCTGGTCATCGACGTGGCCGGGCACTCCGTCAAGCGGGAGGGCGCCTCCATCGCGCTGACCCCGCTGGAGTTCGACCTGCTGGTCGCGCTGGCCCGCAAGCCCTGGCAGGTCTTCACCCGCGAGGTGCTCCTCGAGCAGGTCTGGGGCTACCGCCACGCGGCCGACACCCGCCTGGTCAACGTGCACGTCCAGCGTCTGCGCTCCAAGGTCGAGAAGGATCCGGAGCGCCCCGAGATCGTCGTGACGGTGCGCGGTGTCGGCTACAAGGCCGGACCCAGCTGACATGCAGTCCGGCATGCCCCGTGGAGGCTCCCGCTGGGGGGCTCTGCGGGGCGTAGCGGACGGAGCACCCGGCGGCCCCGTGCTGCGGCTGTGCGTACGCCTCGTACGCCGGCCGCTGCTTCCGGCTGTCCGGCTCTGGCGGCGCAACATCCAGCTCCGCGTGGTCGCCGCGACCCTGCTGATCTCACTCGCGGTGGTCCTGGCCCTCGGGTTCGTGGTCATCGCGCAGGTGAGCAGAGGACTCCTCGAGGCCAAGGAGGAGGCCGCGCAGAGCCAGGCCGCGGGAGGGTTCGCGGTCGCACAGGAGAAGGCCAACACCCCCTACACGGCGGACGGGGTGGACGCCTCCGACAACAAGGTCGGACGCGACGCCAGCACGTGGATGAACTCGCTGGTCAAGCAGCTCTCCAGTGGCGGGCAGAGCGCCTTCGAGGTCGCCGCGCTGGGCGCCGGCACCGGCACCGGCGAAGAACAGCCACCCGGGCGCGGTGCGCTCGGCGTCCGGGGGGCCCGGGCCTCGGGGAACGTGGACCCGACCGCCAGCGTCCCGCTGGAGCTGCGCCGGGCCGTGAACCACGCCACCGGAGCCTTCAAGACGTTCTCGCTGGTCCGCTACACCGCCGGGGCGGAGGCCAAGTCGCCCGAGCCCGCGCTCGTCGTGGGCAAGCGGCTCACCGACATCAACGGCGACCCGTACGACCTGTACTACCTCTTCCCGCTGACCCAGGAGGAGGAGTCCCTCAACCTGGTCAAGGTCACCATCGCCACGGCCGGGCTCTTCGTCGTCGTCCTGCTCGGCGGGATCGCCTGGCTCGTCGTGCGCCAGGTCGTCACCCCCGTGCGGATGGCCGCCGGGATCGCCGAGCGGCTCTCCGCCGGGCGGCTCCAGGAGCGGATGAAGGTCACCGGCGAGGACGACATCGCCCGCTTGGGCGAAGCGTTCAACAAGATGGCCCAGAACCTCCAGAGCAAGATCCAGCAGCTGGAGGACCTCTCCCGGCTGCAGCGCCGCTTCGTCTCGGACGTCTCCCACGAGCTGCGCACCCCGCTCACGACGGTGC harbors:
- a CDS encoding DUF4129 domain-containing protein; the protein is MRSTGGLLTLTASDTPPVDIGRDAAREAAQRELSKPVYHQNDPGLLQRALDRFWEWVGDLFDHASSATPGGTLGLVAIAVFAALAIAALWWRLGAPTRTAGPAGALFDDGVRSAADHRTAADALAAAGRWSEAVQERMRAVVRSLEERTLLDPRPGRTADEAAAEAAVSLPSHAGALRAAARTFDDITYGARPADEAMYASLRDLDHALTRTKPLLTGATP
- the mtrA gene encoding two-component system response regulator MtrA; the encoded protein is MMSTMKGRVLVVDDDTALAEMLGIVLRGEGFEPSFVADGDKALAAFREAKPDLVLLDLMLPGRDGIEVCRLIRAESGVPIVMLTAKSDTVDVVVGLESGADDYIVKPFKPKELVARIRARLRRSEEPAPEQLAIGDLVIDVAGHSVKREGASIALTPLEFDLLVALARKPWQVFTREVLLEQVWGYRHAADTRLVNVHVQRLRSKVEKDPERPEIVVTVRGVGYKAGPS
- the mtrB gene encoding MtrAB system histidine kinase MtrB — protein: MPRGGSRWGALRGVADGAPGGPVLRLCVRLVRRPLLPAVRLWRRNIQLRVVAATLLISLAVVLALGFVVIAQVSRGLLEAKEEAAQSQAAGGFAVAQEKANTPYTADGVDASDNKVGRDASTWMNSLVKQLSSGGQSAFEVAALGAGTGTGEEQPPGRGALGVRGARASGNVDPTASVPLELRRAVNHATGAFKTFSLVRYTAGAEAKSPEPALVVGKRLTDINGDPYDLYYLFPLTQEEESLNLVKVTIATAGLFVVVLLGGIAWLVVRQVVTPVRMAAGIAERLSAGRLQERMKVTGEDDIARLGEAFNKMAQNLQSKIQQLEDLSRLQRRFVSDVSHELRTPLTTVRMAADVIHDARADFDPITARSAELLAGQLDRFESLLADLLEISRFDAGAAALEAEPIDLRDVVHRVIDAAEPLAEHKNTRIRVLGDTQPVIAEADARRVERVLRNLVVNAVEHGEGRDVVVRLASAGGAVAVAVRDYGVGLKPGEATRVFNRFWRADPARARTTGGTGLGLSIAVEDARLHGGWLQAWGEPGGGSQFRLTLPRTADEPLRGSPIPLEPEDSRANRVRAAAERPAGPGSSGSSGGLALITILRCRRSTLCTTRISPPAGAARAASGPRSYPRAPPRRPPGSMSSRSTRTESPPRSGASCPRRTGESRPARPCPCR